One window of Psychrobacillus sp. FSL H8-0483 genomic DNA carries:
- a CDS encoding UvrD-helicase domain-containing protein codes for MSTIFKVELKRLQEVLSTLDEQIHKLESISVYHGDNYTEQVLESMRELNRQNMRIGVQEPYFGRLDFKEDGHLEPSQLYIGKVGVSDEEAKKPIVIDWRAPVASMFYSFNGGEELAFYQSPDGLVEGEVHLKRNIVIRKRELERVVDTYVKGSEDVSLTDEFLLYRLGENKDNKLKDIVSTIQSEQNEIIRAEKNSPLLIQGVAGSGKTTVALHRLAFLIYEYREQLQADRMIIFAPNSLFLDYISGVLPELGVGNIKQTTFPEWALRLLDNVVKLKHPEEKLKEAFSINRDNNKVMLDKLKGSIKFKSFIERSLIQFEENLVPTTNLELWDQAVITVNEIKKWLIEYKHYPLTKRRERLVARIKRWIEVELKKFEGTNEKKLLKKEANNRLNAYMNFWPKMSALSFYTSLMTRKEIIELLPEALVRETERNCRKKEVNVEDLAPLLYIYHQLTGIEGKQKFHHVVIDEAQDFSPFQIYILKEITIGNSFTILGDLSQAIYNYQGIEDWNDFKEVFQETGYYELTRSYRSTKEIIEFANEVIKHAEVPVGLATPVFRSGEKVKVIATDDQITEIVKVLQDLRKGNLKTIAIIGRTDAECRSIHEKLLTAGINANVIEANQSKYAGGISVVPVYLAKGLEFDAVLLIDVDASHYKDSKYDAKLLYVGCTRSLHDLRIFYSGEASPLIQGIPEEFYESK; via the coding sequence ATGAGCACTATATTTAAAGTGGAATTAAAGAGATTGCAAGAGGTTTTATCTACACTGGATGAGCAAATACACAAGTTAGAAAGTATTTCAGTTTATCATGGAGATAACTATACCGAGCAAGTTCTTGAAAGTATGAGGGAGTTAAATCGGCAAAACATGCGAATTGGTGTACAAGAGCCATACTTTGGACGTTTAGATTTTAAGGAGGATGGACATTTAGAGCCTAGTCAGTTATATATTGGGAAAGTCGGAGTTTCTGATGAGGAAGCGAAGAAACCAATAGTTATTGATTGGCGTGCACCAGTTGCAAGTATGTTTTATTCCTTCAATGGTGGAGAAGAGCTGGCTTTTTATCAATCGCCTGATGGATTGGTAGAGGGAGAAGTCCATTTAAAGAGAAACATTGTCATTCGTAAAAGAGAGCTAGAGCGTGTTGTAGATACGTATGTAAAAGGAAGTGAAGATGTATCCCTGACAGACGAATTTCTCTTGTACCGATTAGGTGAAAATAAAGATAATAAATTAAAAGATATCGTTTCAACGATACAATCTGAGCAAAATGAAATTATTCGAGCTGAGAAAAATAGTCCATTATTGATCCAAGGGGTTGCAGGGAGTGGGAAAACAACTGTCGCTTTACATCGCCTTGCTTTTTTAATTTATGAATATCGTGAACAGCTACAAGCAGATAGAATGATTATTTTTGCTCCAAACAGTTTGTTTTTAGACTATATTTCTGGTGTACTTCCTGAACTGGGAGTAGGTAATATTAAACAAACTACTTTTCCAGAGTGGGCGTTGCGTCTCTTAGATAATGTGGTTAAATTAAAACATCCAGAAGAAAAGTTGAAAGAAGCTTTTTCCATTAATCGTGACAATAATAAGGTTATGCTCGATAAATTAAAGGGCTCGATCAAGTTTAAGTCTTTTATTGAAAGAAGTCTCATTCAATTTGAAGAAAATCTAGTACCAACAACTAATTTAGAACTATGGGATCAAGCTGTGATAACAGTAAATGAAATTAAGAAGTGGTTGATTGAATATAAGCATTATCCATTAACAAAGCGCAGGGAACGATTAGTTGCACGAATCAAGCGTTGGATAGAGGTAGAACTTAAGAAGTTCGAAGGAACCAATGAGAAAAAGTTATTGAAAAAAGAAGCTAACAATAGATTAAATGCATATATGAATTTTTGGCCAAAAATGAGCGCTTTATCATTTTATACATCCTTGATGACTCGAAAAGAAATAATAGAACTATTACCTGAAGCGCTTGTTCGAGAAACAGAGAGGAATTGCCGAAAAAAAGAAGTAAATGTAGAAGATTTAGCACCACTTCTATATATTTATCATCAGTTAACGGGAATAGAAGGCAAACAGAAATTTCATCATGTTGTGATCGATGAAGCACAAGATTTTTCGCCGTTTCAAATTTATATATTAAAAGAGATTACAATAGGTAATTCTTTTACTATTTTAGGTGATTTATCTCAGGCAATCTATAATTATCAAGGCATAGAGGACTGGAATGACTTTAAAGAAGTATTTCAAGAAACAGGTTATTATGAACTGACGAGAAGCTATCGTTCTACAAAGGAAATTATCGAATTTGCAAATGAGGTCATTAAGCATGCTGAAGTTCCAGTAGGTCTTGCAACACCAGTTTTTCGTAGTGGTGAAAAAGTGAAAGTGATTGCTACGGATGATCAAATTACCGAAATCGTTAAGGTATTACAAGATTTACGAAAAGGAAATCTCAAGACGATTGCGATTATAGGTAGAACAGATGCTGAATGCCGTTCGATACATGAAAAGTTACTAACTGCGGGGATTAATGCGAACGTCATTGAAGCAAATCAAAGTAAATACGCAGGTGGTATTTCTGTCGTACCGGTGTATTTAGCTAAAGGGTTGGAATTTGATGCAGTGCTACTTATCGATGTGGACGCAAGTCACTATAAAGATTCAAAGTATGATGCCAAATTATTATATGTAGGCTGCACGAGGTCACTCCACGATTTACGTATTTTCTATTCTGGTGAAGCATCACCATTAATTCAAGGAATTCCAGAAGAATTTTATGAAAGTAAATAA
- a CDS encoding DNA methyltransferase, whose product MKINNQELDINTLNKYLIANSTKLKNYFPIDSSPFIDLTITSPPYWNAKQYGDGEQSGFGQSYELYLEDMKSIFEGVYSLSKSTASLYIIIDTIKRDGKMLRLPDDFARMLESIGWYHQDTIIWDKGKTLPWSRKGQTRNIFEYILMFTKSNVDYKYNVEQIKSVDELKEWWIDYPERYSPEGKVPENIWKFNIPTQGSWGSKQSFDDVEFRHACPFPPEMMARLVKLSSDEEDLVFDPFAGTGVLLATAKLLNRKYLGFDTNKNYKQVFEKVTVPLVEQKWPEIETYYEIQEELKHIMKSSISKLRILKYPKTLIKSLNKSINSVNENELFQNTVYGNFLLSVAIRSDLTEEDILKNKIGRVTYYFIINDSLIGKKDTLNHIIKEKTSKAPLSKFGLSVDCLLCTKEEFLNDIIFKLSEDSYLYANGQTKSYNKKVSLIEIQELFIQEKLQSYFFKDLPPIISNIKISEDEYSMLPAEKYEKKSLIQQLLK is encoded by the coding sequence ATGAAAATAAATAACCAAGAACTTGATATCAATACCCTTAATAAATATTTAATTGCTAATTCTACAAAGTTAAAAAATTATTTTCCTATAGACTCCTCGCCCTTTATCGACCTGACAATTACTTCCCCACCCTATTGGAATGCTAAACAATACGGAGATGGTGAACAATCGGGGTTTGGACAGAGCTATGAGTTATATTTAGAAGATATGAAATCAATTTTTGAAGGAGTATATTCTCTTTCAAAATCAACCGCTTCTCTCTATATAATTATAGATACTATTAAACGTGATGGTAAAATGTTAAGATTACCTGATGATTTCGCAAGAATGTTAGAAAGCATTGGTTGGTATCATCAGGATACTATAATTTGGGATAAAGGAAAAACATTGCCTTGGTCAAGAAAAGGACAAACAAGAAATATATTTGAGTATATTCTTATGTTTACTAAAAGTAATGTTGATTATAAATATAATGTTGAACAAATTAAAAGTGTCGATGAACTAAAAGAATGGTGGATCGATTATCCCGAACGTTATAGTCCTGAAGGAAAAGTTCCAGAGAATATTTGGAAATTTAATATACCTACTCAGGGTAGCTGGGGGAGTAAACAATCTTTTGACGATGTTGAATTTAGACACGCCTGCCCTTTCCCTCCAGAAATGATGGCCAGATTAGTAAAATTATCTTCTGATGAAGAGGACCTAGTATTTGATCCCTTCGCAGGGACTGGTGTTTTACTAGCAACTGCTAAATTATTAAATAGAAAATATTTAGGATTTGATACAAATAAAAATTATAAACAAGTTTTCGAAAAAGTTACAGTCCCCCTAGTCGAACAGAAATGGCCAGAAATAGAGACTTACTACGAGATACAGGAAGAGCTTAAACATATTATGAAATCATCAATCTCCAAACTAAGAATACTTAAATACCCTAAAACTCTTATAAAAAGCTTAAATAAAAGTATTAATTCAGTAAATGAAAATGAACTTTTTCAAAATACTGTTTATGGAAATTTTTTATTATCTGTTGCAATTAGAAGCGATCTTACTGAAGAGGATATCCTAAAGAACAAAATAGGTAGGGTTACTTATTATTTTATCATTAATGATTCATTAATTGGGAAAAAAGATACCCTAAATCATATTATTAAGGAAAAAACCAGTAAAGCACCACTCTCTAAATTTGGTTTATCTGTTGATTGTTTACTTTGTACAAAAGAAGAATTTCTTAATGATATTATTTTTAAATTAAGTGAAGACTCATATCTATATGCAAATGGTCAAACTAAATCCTATAACAAGAAAGTATCATTAATAGAGATTCAGGAATTATTTATTCAAGAAAAACTACAATCTTATTTTTTCAAAGATTTACCTCCAATCATTTCAAATATTAAAATTTCTGAAGATGAATATTCTATGCTTCCTGCAGAAAAATATGAAAAAAAATCTTTGATTCAGCAACTTTTAAAGTAG
- a CDS encoding DUF2268 domain-containing putative Zn-dependent protease (predicted Zn-dependent protease with a strongly conserved HExxH motif) yields the protein MNIANKVIISLCILLLIIILSACKQSEESQVNIIMENEQSHEDIIMESEQQDISYSFKNPNTGQEFEIIHAYMLYKNYFETVKDNPDESPNELYQKIIIEPVYDACFKGANYKFSVFDWIPEESDFNSIKNQFESMDQEHMNMLIEDSLDKSSDILSSDNITTVCVFPENEKFPSDMYTLGTGKITVFLSELNNYFILSELDNYNKSGISHEYHHSVWTEKHDTEDYFMTVLDNIIMEGSAIMFETLVYPDTNSKDLVLDESFNKEYWSKIETFLESSGTNEFILGGSRGLPDYYGYSEGYKMIRSYLNLHPDATVEEWTSKSPREIFEEGNYMSNYE from the coding sequence ATGAATATTGCTAATAAAGTTATAATTTCACTTTGTATTCTTCTACTAATTATTATTTTATCAGCCTGTAAGCAATCTGAAGAATCTCAAGTGAATATCATTATGGAAAATGAACAGTCCCATGAGGATATAATTATGGAGAGTGAACAACAAGATATATCTTATTCTTTTAAAAATCCCAATACTGGACAGGAATTTGAAATAATTCATGCTTATATGCTATATAAAAACTATTTTGAAACTGTTAAGGACAATCCTGATGAATCACCTAACGAATTATATCAAAAGATAATTATCGAACCTGTATATGATGCATGTTTTAAAGGTGCGAATTATAAATTTAGTGTATTTGATTGGATACCGGAAGAAAGTGATTTTAATAGTATCAAGAATCAATTTGAATCGATGGATCAAGAACATATGAACATGTTAATTGAGGATTCCCTTGATAAATCCTCAGACATACTTTCATCAGATAATATAACAACAGTATGTGTGTTTCCTGAAAATGAAAAATTTCCTTCAGACATGTATACATTAGGAACGGGGAAAATTACAGTCTTTCTCAGTGAGCTTAACAATTATTTTATATTGAGTGAGCTTGATAATTATAATAAATCAGGTATTTCTCATGAATATCATCATAGTGTTTGGACCGAAAAACATGATACGGAAGATTATTTTATGACTGTTTTAGATAATATAATTATGGAGGGGTCTGCCATAATGTTTGAAACCTTAGTATACCCCGATACAAATAGTAAAGATTTGGTGCTTGACGAAAGCTTTAACAAAGAATACTGGAGTAAGATTGAAACATTTCTTGAGAGTAGTGGTACCAATGAGTTTATATTAGGTGGCTCTAGAGGTTTACCCGACTATTATGGCTATAGTGAAGGCTATAAAATGATTAGATCTTACTTAAACTTGCATCCCGATGCGACAGTAGAAGAATGGACTTCCAAAAGTCCGAGAGAAATTTTTGAAGAAGGGAATTACATGTCTAATTACGAGTAG
- a CDS encoding NUMOD4 domain-containing protein, with the protein MDFQEERRAIQGYEGYYEITRTGRIFTLKSNRALSRCNDEYGFHIVKLTKNGESKNHNLYELWKSEFPKLDNSEFKGSLKIKYSTGCKLLKTIGIHF; encoded by the coding sequence ATGGATTTCCAAGAAGAACGAAGAGCAATACAAGGATACGAGGGCTATTATGAAATTACTAGAACTGGTAGAATTTTCACACTGAAAAGTAATAGAGCGTTATCCAGATGTAATGATGAATATGGTTTTCATATTGTAAAATTAACTAAAAATGGTGAATCTAAAAACCATAATCTTTATGAATTATGGAAAAGTGAATTTCCCAAGCTAGATAATAGTGAATTTAAAGGGTCACTAAAAATAAAATACAGTACTGGCTGTAAACTTCTAAAAACAATTGGCATTCATTTTTAA
- a CDS encoding nuclease-related domain-containing protein produces the protein MMFSRIFEKVFKGESTKKVSVSYKDNTENKSNITSTRIGDLGEYKINIQLDQLPKNSKYLSDVLIVNTHAKSGYSQIDHVVFTPYAIFVVETKNYAGTIYGDRSRGRWSVNGKFPLMNPFNQNYGHIQAIKGVLETSDETQFVSMVSFTKRCTFKVNEELRKIQSNDLIVYDTELSEYISRKVNVLKLQNPAPIYSDNEILDLYNRLKETNITDSQIRDMHIEKLKEKENREIVKNESNLSTCKTCGKAVSEKVKAYCLSNKVRFKGSIYCYEHQKTL, from the coding sequence ATGATGTTTTCAAGGATTTTCGAAAAGGTATTTAAGGGAGAATCTACAAAAAAAGTCTCTGTTTCATATAAAGATAACACCGAGAACAAATCCAATATTACTTCTACAAGAATTGGTGACCTTGGAGAATATAAGATAAACATCCAACTTGACCAACTACCTAAAAATAGTAAATATCTTAGCGATGTGTTAATTGTCAATACTCATGCAAAGTCTGGTTATTCACAAATAGACCATGTTGTCTTTACACCATATGCGATATTTGTTGTTGAGACTAAAAATTATGCTGGGACTATATACGGTGATAGAAGCAGAGGTCGGTGGAGTGTTAATGGTAAATTTCCATTGATGAATCCTTTTAATCAGAATTATGGTCATATACAAGCGATTAAGGGAGTACTCGAGACATCTGATGAGACACAATTTGTATCAATGGTGTCTTTTACTAAAAGGTGTACATTTAAAGTAAATGAGGAACTAAGAAAGATACAATCGAATGATTTAATTGTATATGACACAGAATTATCTGAGTATATTTCTAGAAAGGTTAATGTGCTTAAGCTTCAAAACCCAGCACCGATTTATTCAGATAATGAAATACTGGATTTATATAATAGGTTAAAAGAAACTAACATAACTGATTCTCAAATAAGAGATATGCATATTGAAAAGTTGAAAGAAAAAGAAAATAGAGAAATCGTTAAGAATGAGAGTAACCTATCGACTTGTAAAACGTGTGGCAAGGCAGTTTCTGAAAAGGTTAAAGCCTATTGTTTATCAAATAAAGTACGGTTTAAGGGTAGTATTTATTGTTATGAACATCAAAAAACTCTATAA
- a CDS encoding site-specific integrase gives MHQILNQAFNQAFNQAVKWKRIKYNPVIDADPPVVTKEEMKIWSYDEINTFLEHCKRERHHLTFLLAIYTGLRRGEILGLKWSDINLVNKTIRVKRSLAYIPKKGYILTSTKTWKSNRIVPISDMVVNELVKYRKQQEIWKEQLGEQYPEEDLVICTETGSKQDPRNVLRALKRLITTSNVTHIRFHDFRHTHASILISKGVDVVKVSKRLGHVNAKITLETYAHLVPDEDNDLADVFEKALEKIS, from the coding sequence ATGCATCAAATACTAAATCAAGCATTCAATCAAGCATTCAATCAAGCAGTTAAATGGAAAAGAATCAAATACAATCCAGTTATTGATGCTGATCCACCTGTTGTGACAAAAGAAGAGATGAAAATTTGGTCTTATGATGAAATCAATACGTTTCTTGAACACTGTAAAAGGGAAAGACATCATTTAACTTTCTTACTTGCAATTTATACAGGATTGAGACGAGGCGAGATTTTAGGGTTAAAATGGAGCGATATTAATTTGGTGAATAAAACGATTCGTGTTAAACGTTCGTTAGCATATATTCCGAAAAAAGGTTATATTTTAACGTCAACTAAGACTTGGAAATCCAATCGAATCGTTCCAATTTCGGATATGGTTGTGAACGAGTTAGTTAAATACCGTAAACAACAAGAAATTTGGAAAGAGCAACTGGGTGAACAATATCCGGAGGAAGACCTTGTGATATGTACGGAAACAGGGTCAAAACAAGATCCTCGAAATGTGTTACGAGCGTTGAAAAGACTGATTACCACTTCAAACGTAACTCATATTCGATTCCACGATTTCCGCCATACACACGCATCCATTTTAATTTCTAAGGGTGTTGATGTCGTGAAGGTGTCAAAACGTTTGGGACACGTTAATGCTAAAATTACCTTAGAAACATATGCTCACCTCGTTCCAGATGAAGATAACGATTTAGCAGATGTTTTTGAAAAAGCACTGGAAAAAATCTCGTGA
- a CDS encoding recombinase family protein has translation MAVIGYARVSTAGQDNGLETQKVLLEEAGVIKIFHEKMTGISTKQRTALKDCIEYLREGDTLVVTKIDRLARSIMDLNKIVDDLKEKGVNVQFLKENMTFEADGKSNSLGTLLFNILGSFAQFERDLIVERTTEGRERAKEQGKHMGRKAGFSPKAMQKAIEQYNNRAENKLSVSDILKFNGIPKASFYVELKKHGTIAK, from the coding sequence ATGGCTGTCATTGGATATGCGAGAGTATCAACAGCAGGACAAGACAACGGATTAGAGACACAGAAGGTATTACTTGAAGAAGCAGGGGTAATAAAAATATTTCATGAGAAGATGACAGGAATAAGTACAAAGCAAAGAACAGCGTTAAAAGATTGTATTGAGTATCTAAGAGAAGGAGATACATTAGTCGTAACAAAGATTGACAGACTAGCACGTTCGATAATGGATTTAAACAAGATTGTAGATGATTTGAAAGAAAAAGGAGTTAACGTACAGTTCCTAAAAGAGAACATGACATTTGAAGCAGATGGTAAATCCAACAGTCTAGGTACTTTACTATTTAACATATTAGGTTCATTCGCACAATTTGAACGTGATTTGATTGTAGAACGTACTACAGAAGGGAGAGAAAGAGCAAAAGAACAGGGTAAACATATGGGGAGAAAAGCAGGGTTTTCACCTAAAGCGATGCAGAAAGCTATTGAACAATATAACAATAGAGCAGAAAATAAATTGAGCGTATCAGATATACTTAAATTTAATGGTATACCTAAAGCTAGTTTTTATGTTGAACTAAAAAAGCATGGAACAATAGCCAAATAA
- a CDS encoding tyrosine-type recombinase/integrase — MKKRRTSSTGKGLTWSEGRELVVRIKTLDGRASLTIESYNKLFNDFERCFGVRKYMTNVTQDDARRFIEWQLNEKTQFLKARFRKDKKIGVSVVSANSYLRNAKSAYEVLIKEGIMEENPFRNVNKIKDKKKIIETLSLTELKELLNTYDKTWYVGFRDYVIVNVMLDTFGRINEICHLKKSDIDYEKGLVTFTVTKNGSYRIVPVTKKVLRLIKELNKETEEFNSPYIFISSHGTKLIPDAFRKTLRDTVAKTSITKRVHPHIFRHTSASLFLANGGSIRALQKILGHADLSTTMIYSHMNNDVLKDQHEQFSPLQQIEEHRKIKTRTAKETL, encoded by the coding sequence ATGAAGAAAAGAAGAACATCATCAACAGGTAAAGGTTTGACATGGTCAGAGGGTAGAGAACTAGTCGTTCGCATCAAAACTTTAGATGGTCGTGCATCTCTTACTATTGAAAGTTATAACAAATTGTTTAATGATTTTGAACGTTGTTTTGGGGTTCGAAAGTATATGACTAATGTTACTCAAGATGATGCAAGAAGATTTATCGAATGGCAGTTGAATGAGAAAACACAATTTTTAAAAGCAAGGTTTAGAAAGGATAAGAAAATTGGAGTATCGGTTGTATCTGCAAATTCCTATTTACGTAATGCAAAGTCTGCTTATGAAGTTTTGATTAAAGAAGGAATAATGGAAGAAAACCCTTTCCGTAACGTCAACAAAATTAAAGATAAGAAGAAGATTATCGAAACATTGTCACTCACAGAATTAAAGGAGTTACTCAACACGTATGATAAAACGTGGTATGTAGGATTTAGGGATTATGTCATCGTAAACGTTATGCTAGATACGTTTGGACGTATTAATGAAATCTGTCATTTGAAGAAATCGGATATTGATTATGAAAAAGGTCTGGTTACATTTACAGTAACAAAAAATGGCTCTTACCGAATTGTGCCAGTCACTAAGAAGGTATTAAGATTAATTAAAGAGTTAAACAAAGAAACTGAGGAATTTAACAGTCCATATATCTTTATTTCAAGTCATGGTACGAAACTAATTCCAGATGCATTTAGAAAAACATTACGTGATACAGTTGCTAAAACAAGTATTACTAAACGTGTGCATCCACATATCTTTCGTCATACAAGTGCTTCGTTGTTCTTAGCAAATGGAGGGTCTATTAGAGCGTTGCAGAAGATACTAGGACATGCAGATTTATCAACCACCATGATTTACTCTCACATGAACAACGATGTGCTTAAAGACCAGCATGAGCAGTTTAGTCCATTACAACAAATAGAGGAACATCGAAAAATTAAAACTCGTACCGCAAAAGAAACCCTATGA
- a CDS encoding HNH endonuclease → MSEILVSLKELGGSGTLEDIYLTIQQKNQIDLLAYVDWKSQIRKQIYLHSSDCDIFRGNPGDESDLFYSIEGKGKGYWGLRNFSPTNNNVSLIEDDMSFAEGKRKLRTHLVRERNPKIIKLAKERFKDKHGRLFCEVCDFDFFEKYGELGEDFIEGHHIIPVSELEVGQSTLVEDIALVCSNCHKMLHRRRPWLNKMELRELIK, encoded by the coding sequence ATATCAGAAATATTAGTGTCATTAAAAGAGCTTGGTGGGAGTGGAACTCTTGAAGATATATATTTAACGATACAACAAAAGAATCAGATTGATTTATTAGCTTATGTCGACTGGAAATCGCAAATAAGAAAACAAATATATTTACATTCAAGTGATTGTGATATTTTTAGAGGTAATCCTGGAGACGAAAGTGATTTGTTCTATTCAATAGAAGGAAAAGGCAAAGGTTATTGGGGCTTAAGAAATTTCAGTCCTACTAATAATAATGTTAGTTTAATTGAAGATGATATGAGTTTTGCAGAGGGGAAAAGAAAGCTTAGGACACATCTTGTTAGAGAAAGAAACCCAAAGATTATCAAACTTGCAAAAGAACGCTTCAAAGATAAACATGGAAGGCTCTTTTGTGAGGTGTGCGACTTTGACTTCTTTGAAAAATATGGAGAACTAGGAGAAGACTTCATAGAGGGGCATCATATAATTCCAGTGTCAGAACTTGAAGTGGGACAAAGTACTCTAGTAGAAGACATTGCTCTAGTTTGTTCTAACTGTCATAAAATGCTTCATAGACGAAGACCATGGTTAAACAAGATGGAACTTAGAGAATTAATAAAATAG
- a CDS encoding HNH endonuclease has protein sequence MQQYEREIISIPASGTLDLIYKYGIHAHPDKKGYEYKNSLYYTFRGKGGVMERLYFVEDIFRLNPYDKNIINNTIQDTTQKKRVIHYIEERKNTYGFNEQNTDYKFYILKPYIQLKNMPRHPKQANHCYFTINELLSGKTELKISNEKIDVTYFNNSAFMSEEISNNLTYFEGSAQKVLVNKYERNTKARQECLKHYGYNCTVCNFNFEKAYGELAKGIIHVHHIIPLHEIASKYEVNPIKDLRPVCPNCHSVIHSRRPPYEIEELRVILSNE, from the coding sequence TTGCAACAGTATGAAAGGGAAATTATTTCAATACCTGCAAGTGGAACTTTAGATTTAATATATAAATATGGTATCCATGCCCACCCAGATAAGAAAGGTTATGAATATAAAAACTCGCTCTATTATACGTTTAGAGGAAAGGGAGGGGTAATGGAGAGGTTATATTTTGTTGAGGATATTTTTAGGCTGAATCCCTATGACAAAAATATAATTAATAATACTATCCAAGATACTACGCAAAAGAAAAGAGTTATTCATTATATAGAAGAAAGAAAAAATACATATGGTTTTAATGAGCAGAATACTGATTATAAATTCTATATACTAAAGCCTTACATTCAATTAAAAAATATGCCAAGGCATCCGAAACAAGCAAACCATTGTTACTTTACAATTAATGAACTTTTGAGTGGGAAAACGGAGCTGAAGATTTCAAATGAGAAGATTGATGTTACCTATTTTAATAACAGTGCTTTCATGTCTGAAGAGATTTCCAATAATCTAACTTATTTTGAGGGTTCTGCCCAAAAGGTATTGGTTAACAAATATGAAAGGAATACAAAAGCACGACAAGAGTGTTTGAAACATTATGGATACAATTGTACTGTATGTAATTTTAATTTTGAAAAAGCGTATGGAGAATTAGCCAAAGGTATTATCCACGTTCATCATATAATACCATTGCATGAAATTGCTAGTAAGTATGAAGTAAACCCTATTAAAGATTTACGACCTGTTTGTCCAAATTGTCATTCTGTGATTCATAGTAGAAGACCACCATATGAAATTGAGGAGTTAAGAGTGATTTTAAGCAATGAATAA
- a CDS encoding tyrosine-type recombinase/integrase yields MNEYLLSLKLENKAEGTITKYRVQIEKFLRECNVPLEDLTSDIVWKWLNNYSTNKKPRTIDFVLSSLSSFFRFCLEEEYMETQVIKNRWRPKIPHSLPQYLTEQEYARVKLAAEGLSIRDRALILFLFSSGCRKSEVSNLTLQDVDIAKRTAKVIGKGNKIRYIHFSEECAFLLLFIRVDYSILKNRGIYKWGKQSIFLLVVQIMKE; encoded by the coding sequence TTGAACGAGTACCTACTCAGTCTGAAGCTTGAAAATAAAGCAGAGGGAACCATTACAAAATATCGTGTTCAAATAGAAAAATTTCTGAGGGAATGCAATGTACCGCTAGAAGATTTAACTTCAGATATAGTTTGGAAATGGTTAAACAATTATTCTACCAATAAAAAACCAAGAACTATTGACTTTGTGCTATCCTCTCTTTCTTCCTTTTTTAGATTTTGTCTCGAGGAGGAGTATATGGAAACACAAGTTATAAAGAACCGTTGGAGACCTAAGATACCCCATTCCTTGCCTCAGTATCTTACTGAACAGGAATATGCCCGTGTAAAGTTGGCAGCGGAAGGTCTCTCTATTCGCGACCGAGCACTTATTCTCTTCCTATTTTCATCGGGTTGCAGAAAATCTGAGGTCTCCAATTTAACATTACAAGATGTAGATATTGCAAAACGAACAGCTAAAGTAATTGGCAAAGGGAACAAGATTCGGTATATTCATTTTTCGGAAGAGTGCGCCTTCTTATTACTGTTTATTAGAGTCGATTACAGCATACTTAAAAATAGGGGGATATACAAATGGGGAAAACAGTCAATTTTTCTTTTAGTAGTACAAATTATGAAGGAATAG